One window from the genome of Streptomyces sp. NBC_01476 encodes:
- a CDS encoding helix-turn-helix transcriptional regulator has translation MANEDLGKTLRRLRRLADLTQEELAERSDVSVDVIRQLEQGRKHSARLPTLHALANGLGVELTTLLGDPPAVASGENDGPRFVAVRRAIMPALWGPPQAGVGPDFSLSRLRDQIAEAWTNYHAAEFDSVMKALPDLVSEARAATVSGSDDDRKAGFAALGKALQLGGHVAVRMGKTDLALTSLERAISAAEQSSDPLLVPMIVNSTAWTYQRQGRLEDALSIALRAADDMKKAGRTDTADGLKVWGGLTMSAATSAARSGDYERAAAMMETAETEAARVSKLPAGSDDRMISVFSPSSVRIERVRLAVQYGHSADALALAKGMRLSKDTPPSWRTWLLLDVARAHSDVGDAAGAVKTLESLRRVAPTWMQHHTLAVAIVRDLWALPKHPPGLRSLAEFLGIAD, from the coding sequence GTGGCGAACGAGGACCTGGGCAAAACGCTGCGGCGTCTGCGCCGTCTGGCCGACCTCACACAGGAGGAGCTGGCAGAGCGCTCGGACGTGTCCGTTGACGTGATCCGTCAGCTTGAACAGGGGCGGAAGCACTCGGCGCGGCTTCCCACACTGCACGCGTTGGCGAATGGACTGGGCGTGGAGCTGACAACGCTTCTCGGTGACCCGCCCGCCGTCGCCTCGGGAGAGAACGACGGGCCGCGCTTCGTCGCCGTACGACGGGCGATCATGCCCGCCCTCTGGGGACCGCCGCAGGCCGGAGTCGGTCCGGACTTCTCCCTGAGCCGCCTGCGTGATCAGATCGCGGAGGCGTGGACGAATTACCACGCGGCCGAATTCGACAGCGTGATGAAGGCGCTCCCTGACCTTGTCTCGGAGGCTCGTGCCGCCACGGTCTCGGGCAGCGACGACGACCGGAAAGCCGGGTTCGCAGCCCTGGGGAAGGCGCTGCAGCTCGGTGGTCACGTCGCCGTTCGCATGGGCAAAACGGACCTCGCGCTGACGAGCCTGGAACGCGCGATCAGCGCCGCCGAGCAGTCCTCCGATCCGCTGCTCGTGCCGATGATCGTCAATTCGACGGCGTGGACCTACCAGCGTCAGGGCCGCTTGGAGGACGCGTTGAGCATCGCGCTCCGTGCCGCCGACGACATGAAGAAGGCCGGCCGCACCGACACGGCCGACGGGCTCAAAGTGTGGGGCGGCCTGACCATGAGCGCCGCCACGTCCGCCGCGAGAAGCGGCGACTACGAGCGAGCGGCAGCGATGATGGAGACCGCCGAGACGGAGGCCGCCCGCGTCTCCAAGCTGCCCGCCGGCAGTGACGACCGCATGATCAGCGTCTTCAGCCCGTCCTCGGTCCGTATCGAACGCGTCCGCCTGGCCGTCCAGTACGGGCACTCCGCCGACGCCCTGGCCCTCGCCAAGGGGATGCGCCTGTCGAAGGACACGCCCCCCTCGTGGCGTACATGGCTGCTTCTCGACGTGGCCCGAGCGCACTCGGACGTCGGAGACGCGGCGGGGGCCGTGAAGACGCTGGAATCACTTCGCCGTGTCGCGCCCACGTGGATGCAGCACCACACCTTGGCCGTCGCCATCGTGCGCGATCTTTGGGCACTGCCCAAACACCCCCCGGGACTACGGTCGTTGGCCGAGTTCCTCGGCATCGCCGATTAG